The genomic region TTTAGAATAAGCGTGCCATAAGGTTCATTTTCAGGCACTTGCAATTCTTCAAACGGCACATTTTCAATCTGAATGACATTTCTAAGATTTGCTTCCAACACATTGGCTACGGCTTTTCGCGCCACATTTTTAGAAATCTCACCGCCCAAAAGCAAGGGCGAAGCCTCTACAATGCCTTCCATCGCTTCGTCATAGACCGTTTCCCAAAGGTCTGCATCAAAATCTTTCCACTTTTCGAAGGCAAAAGCCTCGCGGTAGCTTCCTACGGGTATATTTCTGGCTATCAAGGCGGCTTCTATCAAAATTGTACCCGAACCACACATAGGGTCTATAAGCGGACTTTTTTTATCCCAACCTGAAAGCAGCACCAAACCTGCCGCCAACACTTCATTGATAGGCGCAAGATTGGTCTTATTGCGATAGCCGCGCTTGTGCAACGATTCGCCCGAACTATCTAAGGAAAGCACACAAGTTTTATGCTTTACGTACAAATGAATACGCAAAGTAGGATTATTCAAATCTACATAAGGACGTTTTCCATAAATATCGCGTAAATTATCGACGATAGCATCTTTTGTCTTGCGCTCTAAAAATTGGGAATTGCTAAAAAGAGTCGATTGTAGCGAGCAATTTATCGCCAAAGTATCGTCAGGGGTGAGATATTGCGCCCAGTTGAGCTTTTTTACTTTTTGGTATAAATCTTCTTCATCTTCTACTTCAAAACTTTTAATGGGCATAAGCACACGCAGGGCTGTACGCAGGCAAAGATTGGCTCTATAAAGCAACGCCTTATCGCCCACAAACTGTACGGCTCTATTTTGAACCTCTACCTCCTTTGCCCCTAAAAGGGTTAGCTCTTCGGCTAAAATATGTTCAAGCCCAAAAAGCGTTTGGGCAGTCATCTTAAAATTTTTCAAAATGGATTTATTTTGTCTATTTTTTGTAAAAAATCAAATGTAGGGACAAGGCACTGCCTTTTTCAGTACCTTGTTCAATGCCTTGTCCGAAGTTGGATTGAGATAAATTAGCCCTCTAATTGTTCCAAAAACTCGATGGCGCGGCGCAAGTGCGGAATCACAATCGTGCCTCCGATAAGATTGGCAATCGCCATTCCCTCTACAATTTCGGTCTTGGAAAGTCCAATTTCTTTGCACTTTCCGATATGATATTTGACACAATCGTCGCAACGCAAGACCAGCGAGCAGGTCAGCCCGATAAGTTCTTTGGTCTTTACATCAAGCGCACCTTCGGCAAAGGCGTTGGTGTCGAGATTGAAGATGCGTTTGAGAATGAGGTTGTCGGTAGCCAAAATCCGCGTATTCATTTCGCTGCGGTAGGCATTAAATTCTTCTACTTTGGGGTGCATAAATTTTGATGCTTGGGTAAAATAGCGCGACAAAGATACGACAAAAAAAGGCAAGTCTTCACGTTCCTTCGCGCTTAATTTGCGCCTGATTTGCCCTTCGCGTTCCTCTTGTTTATCCCTTGTTTATCTCTTGTTGGTTCTTTGATTTGTATAGTTTGGCTTTAAAGCATAACTTCGCTCCAATTTTGAGTATCTCTTTTAAAATCCAGACCCTTTTCAAGACTTCTAATAGCGATTTAAAATGAATTTAAACGACATTCAATACGTTTTTTTTATCGGTATCGGTGGCATTGGCATGAGTGCCTTAGCCCGCTGGTTTCATAAAAATGGAAAAATAGTGCAAGGATATGACAAAACTCCTACCAACCTTACACAGGAATTGGCGGCGGAAGGTATCGGAGTGCATTACCAAGATGAAGTAGATTGTATAGATAGGCTTTTTTTGTCCAACCCCGATAAGACGCTCATTGTCTATACGCCTGCCATTCCAAAATCGCATACACAGCTTAATTTTTTTCTGCGCAATGGTTTTGTTCTTAAAAAGAGAGCCGAAGTGTTGGGGCTTATCACAAACCCTTTAAAGACCATTGCCGTAGCAGGTACGCATGGCAAAACGACAACGTCCTCGATGCTGGCACACCTTTTAAAAGCAATGGAATACGACCTAACAGCCTTTTTAGGGGGGATTGCCGCCAATTTCAACTCAAATTTGATTCTAAATGAAAAGTTAGACGCGCAAACCATTGCCGTTGTCGAAGCCGACGAATTTGACCGTTCCTTCCTACAACTGCACCCTAAATGGGCAATCCTCACTTCTACTGATGCCGACCATTTGGATATTTATGGCAAAAGCGAACAGGTAGTAGAAGGCTTTGCAGCCTTTGTAGGGCAGGTACAAAATACCGTTTGGGCAAATGCAGAGATAGAAAGCACTTTCTTTGAAAAGTTTAAAGAAGAAGAAAAAAACACAAAAAAACCTTTATTAGTACGATACGGAAAAGGCAAAAATATTACATCTGATGCTTTGACTTACGAAGCGCAAAATATAATGGTTGAAAAAGATACTTTTGTTTTTGATTTTGTAGATAAAAAAAATCATTTTACCATTCCGCGCCTTTATCTGCACATGGCAGGTTTTCATAACGTAGAAAACATGACGGCTGCATTGGCGGCTTTTCTGACAGTTAGGCAGGATTTAGACCCCGAAAAGAAAATGCCCCACCTTCAAGAGGTAGAAAAAATAAGGGCTGCCGTTGGTACATACAAAGGTGTAAAAAGAAGGTTTGAATTTTTAACCAAAAGAGAAGATTTTATTTTA from Hugenholtzia roseola DSM 9546 harbors:
- a CDS encoding THUMP domain-containing class I SAM-dependent RNA methyltransferase, which produces MKNFKMTAQTLFGLEHILAEELTLLGAKEVEVQNRAVQFVGDKALLYRANLCLRTALRVLMPIKSFEVEDEEDLYQKVKKLNWAQYLTPDDTLAINCSLQSTLFSNSQFLERKTKDAIVDNLRDIYGKRPYVDLNNPTLRIHLYVKHKTCVLSLDSSGESLHKRGYRNKTNLAPINEVLAAGLVLLSGWDKKSPLIDPMCGSGTILIEAALIARNIPVGSYREAFAFEKWKDFDADLWETVYDEAMEGIVEASPLLLGGEISKNVARKAVANVLEANLRNVIQIENVPFEELQVPENEPYGTLILNPPYGERMDKDEDIDALYKSIGDTFKKNWAGYQAWVITSNMEAAKAIHLTPKPKIKLYNGSLECRFMRYELYQGSQKAKKMS
- a CDS encoding carboxymuconolactone decarboxylase family protein, translated to MHPKVEEFNAYRSEMNTRILATDNLILKRIFNLDTNAFAEGALDVKTKELIGLTCSLVLRCDDCVKYHIGKCKEIGLSKTEIVEGMAIANLIGGTIVIPHLRRAIEFLEQLEG
- the murC gene encoding UDP-N-acetylmuramate--L-alanine ligase produces the protein MNLNDIQYVFFIGIGGIGMSALARWFHKNGKIVQGYDKTPTNLTQELAAEGIGVHYQDEVDCIDRLFLSNPDKTLIVYTPAIPKSHTQLNFFLRNGFVLKKRAEVLGLITNPLKTIAVAGTHGKTTTSSMLAHLLKAMEYDLTAFLGGIAANFNSNLILNEKLDAQTIAVVEADEFDRSFLQLHPKWAILTSTDADHLDIYGKSEQVVEGFAAFVGQVQNTVWANAEIESTFFEKFKEEEKNTKKPLLVRYGKGKNITSDALTYEAQNIMVEKDTFVFDFVDKKNHFTIPRLYLHMAGFHNVENMTAALAAFLTVRQDLDPEKKMPHLQEVEKIRAAVGTYKGVKRRFEFLTKREDFILVDDYAHHPTEITAFLRSLRALYPTQEIVAIFQPHLYTRTRDFLEGFAKSLELADETILIPLYPARELPLAGISSKSIYDLMQSKNKKLLSKAEAFDYIQEKIRQKNREKETKPTQTLPLVVATIGAGDISNLAEKGALHW